A genomic segment from Triticum dicoccoides isolate Atlit2015 ecotype Zavitan chromosome 1A, WEW_v2.0, whole genome shotgun sequence encodes:
- the LOC119362454 gene encoding putative GPI-anchor transamidase, whose product MAFAGRDPGPSRPALLILLKTLSLLVLLTFSSAAPPAASSPAAVHNNNWAVLVCTSRFWFNYRHMANTLSLYRTVKRLGIPDERIILMLADDMACNPRNNYPAQVFNNENHQLNLYGDNVEVDYRGYEVTVENFLRVLTGRHESAVPRSKRLLSDEGSHILLYMTGHGGDEFLKFQDNEELQSHDLADAVKQMKEKHRFKELLIMVDTCQAATLFSQLQSPGVLAIGSSMKGENSYSHHLDSDIGVSVVDRFTFHTLAFFEKLNMYSNASLNSLFNSYDPSMLLSTAYYRMDLYKRALNEVPVTNFFGSVMKTIHTDSAYTGFLAAHDTETPLPTGNDILDHVMLEDEASARRSDIEEMKEAQLRSHGWTEALLEQLEGKNSDVVVMYGLGTMGILLAISTWLSM is encoded by the exons ATGGCGTTCGCCGGACGGGACCCCGGGCCCTCACGGCCcgctctcctcatcctcctcaaGACGCTATCGCTGCTCGTGCTCCTCACCTTCTCCTCCGCCGCGCCCCCGGCGGCGTCGTCTCCCGCGGCTGTGCACAACAACAACTGGGCCGTGCTCGTCTGCACATCCCGCTTCTG GTTTAATTATAGACATATGGCCAACACGCTGTCTTTGTACAG GACTGTTAAGAGATTAGGAATACCTGACGAGCGGATAATACTTATGTTGGCGGATGATATGGCTTGTAATCCTCGGAACAATTACCCTGCCCAAGTGTTCAACAATGAGAACCACCAGCTTAATCTTTATGGTGACAATGTTGAG GTTGATTACCGAGGTTACGAGGTTACAGTTGAAAACTTTTTGCGAGTTTTGACTGGCAGACATGAGAGTGCTGTACCAAGATCAAAGCGTCTCTTAAGTGATGAAGGAAGCCATATTCTTTTGTACATGACTGGGCATGGTGGGGATGAATTTCTGAAGTTCCAAGATAACGAAGAACTTCAGAGCCATGATTTAGCAGATGCAGTAAAGCAAATGAAGGAGAAGCATAG ATTTAAAGAGTTGTTGATAATGGTAGATACCTGCCAGGCTGCTACTCTGTTTTCACAG CTTCAATCACCTGGCGTTTTGGCGATTGGTAGCAGCATGAAAGGGGAAAACTCGTACTCTCACCATCTTGACTCAGAC ATTGGTGTTTCTGTTGTGGATAGGTTTACCTTCCATACACTTGCTTTCTTTGAGAAGCTGAACATGTATAGCAATGCTTCATTGAACAG TCTTTTCAACTCATACGACCCTTCCATGCTGCTGTCTACTGCATATTATCGAATGGATCTTTACAAGCGTGCCTTAAACGAG GTCCCAGTGACAAATTTCTTTGGGTCAGTCATGAAGACTATCCATACCGATTCAGCCTACACAGGCTTCTTAGCTGCACATGACACAGAAACCCCCCTTCCTACCGGAAATGATATACTTGACCATGTCATGTTAGAGGATGAGGCTAGTGCAAGAAGATCAGACATAGAAGAGATGAAA GAAGCACAATTAAGGTcgcatggatggacagaggcctTGCTAGAACAGCTGGAAGGCAAGAATTCTGATGTTGTTGTGATGTATGGCCTGGGAACTATGGGCATACTGTTGGCAATTTCAACCTGGCTATCAATGTAG
- the LOC119362463 gene encoding protein SENSITIVE TO PROTON RHIZOTOXICITY 2-like has protein sequence MFPDAGASPYFLQNQQQLFHGMNGIGVDAAFPGDGGGLAVPDSTHRSTLLYNLSVLKDKVQQLEPLVGHGHVVDPVVPGASAVVQEIIAAATSMLYALQHPYVLGALTTSGNHAATPEGVVDGHAKNGAADDDQDQQAMVDAMQLWQQQHHGGGHDIPGKSTEAAAVSSSTQATTAVDTAIIELDAAELLAKYTHYCQVCGKGFKRDANLRMHMRAHGDEYKSKAALANPTTRLFATSGEDAAAGRPRNSKYSCPQDGCRWNRRHAKFQPLKSVICAKNHYKRSHCPKMYVCNRCNRKHFSVLSDLRTHEKHCGDHRWICSCGTTFSRKDKLAGHVSLFAGHQPVAPLAPGSGRHGKRSSLLSTSSDDLAGNCTNTGFSITPTT, from the coding sequence ATGTTCCCAGATGCCGGTGCAAGCCCATACTTCCTACAAAACCAGCAGCAGCTCTTCCATGGAATGAATGGCATCGGGGTGGACGCCGCCTTCCCCGGAGACGGCGGAGGGCTGGCGGTGCCCGACAGTACCCACCGCAGCACCCTGCTGTACAACCTGTCCGTGCTCAAGGACAAGGTGCAGCAGCTGGAGCCGCTCGTCGGCCACGGCCACGTCGTCGACCCCGTGGTGCCCGGAGCCAGCGCCGTCGTccaggagatcatcgccgcggctaCATCCATGCTGTACGCCCTGCAGCACCCTTACGTCCTCGGCGCGTTGACAACATCCGGTAATCATGCGGCCACGCCGGAGGGTGTGGTCGACGGCCATGCAAAGAACGGCGCAGCGGATGATGACCAAGACCAGCAGGCCATGGTGGATGCCATGCAGCTGTGGCAGCAGCAGCACCATGGCGGCGGGCACGACATCCCCGGAAAGTCCACGGAGGCGGCCGCCGTGTCATCGTCGACGCAAGCGACGACGGCGGTGGACACGGCGATCATCGAGCTAGACGCGGCCGAGCTGCTGGCCAAGTACACGCACTACTGCCAGGTGTGCGGCAAGGGGTTCAAGCGCGACGCCAACCTGCGCATGCACATGCGCGCGCACGGCGACGAGTACAAGAGCAAGGCGGCGCTCGCCAACCCGACCACCAGGCTGTTCGCGACCTCCGGCGAGGACGCCGCCGCCGGGAGACCAAGGAACAGCAAGTACTCGTGCCCGCAGGACGGGTGCCGGTGGAACCGGAGGCACGCCAAGTTCCAGCCGCTCAAGTCGGTCATCTGCGCCAAGAACCACTACAAGCGCAGCCACTGCCCCAAGATGTACGTCTGCAACCGCTGCAACCGCAAGCACTTCTCCGTCCTCTCCGACCTCCGCACCCACGAGAAGCACTGCGGCGACCACCGCTGGATATGCTCCTGCGGCACCACCTTCTCCCGCAAGGACAAGCTCGCCGGCCATGTCTCCCTCTTCGCAGGCCACCAGCCCGTCGCGCCGCTCGCTCCCGGCAGCGGCAGGCACGGCAAGAGATCCTCGTTATTGTCCACGTCCTCCGACGACCTTGCTGGAAACTGCACCAACACCGGCTTCTCCATTACTCCTACTACATGA